From the Streptomyces sp. NBC_00390 genome, the window CAGGCCGTTGGTGCCACGCCCCTTGAGCAGCCGGATCAGGTGGTACTGGGTGTCGAGGGTGATCAGGATGTCCTCGATGTCGTCCTTGAGTCCGAGGTGCTCCATCGTGCGGACCTTGGCACGGACCACGTCGGTGTTGCCCGCCGCGGCGACGGTCAGATCGAGGTCCTTGCCGCCGCCCACGGTGCCCAGCGCCATGCCGCTGGTGTAGTCGACGAGCGCGGTGCCGATGGCCCCCTCGATCGAGGTGAGGATGTCCTTGAGCGCGGCTTCGGTGTTGGCCATGAGAGTGGCAGTTCCTTTCCGTCTGGTGGTTGTTCTTGCTGTTGTGCGGGTGGTCTTGCGGGCCGGTGGGGTCGCGGGGGTGGCTGCCATCAGGCGTTCTCCGGTCGGTCGAGTGCCGCGTCGACCAGCTCACCGATCCGGATGCCGGCGCGACGGGCCTCGAGGTGGAGCCGGCCCACGTTGATACGGGGCTCGGCCAGCAGGGTCAGCACGGCGGAGGAGCCCGCCGCATAGGTGGCGACATAGCCGTCCTCGCCCCGGACGAGCAGTTCCCGGAAGCCGCCCTGCCCGGTCGTCTCGGTCAGCCGCTGGGCGACGCCGAGCGCGGCGGCGGTGAGCGCGGCCACGCTCTCCGCCTCCGTGTCCGGGGTGTCCCGGGCCAGGACGAGGCCGTCCACACTGGCCGCGAGGGCACCGGTGAGCTGCGGCAACCGGGTCCT encodes:
- a CDS encoding roadblock/LC7 domain-containing protein; this translates as MAASSGVLDELRRLRTRLPQLTGALAASVDGLVLARDTPDTEAESVAALTAAALGVAQRLTETTGQGGFRELLVRGEDGYVATYAAGSSAVLTLLAEPRINVGRLHLEARRAGIRIGELVDAALDRPENA